In the Eptesicus fuscus isolate TK198812 chromosome 12, DD_ASM_mEF_20220401, whole genome shotgun sequence genome, one interval contains:
- the INO80C gene encoding INO80 complex subunit C isoform X1 has protein sequence MAAQIPIVATTAAPGISRNSKKRPASPSHNGSSSGGGYGASKKKKVSASSFAQGISMEAMSENKMVPSDFSTGPMEKTSKPLPFKDPNFVHSGHGGAVAGKKNRTWKNLKQILASERALPWQLNDPNYFSIDAPPSFKPAKKYSDVSGLLANYTDPQSKLRFSTIEEFSYIRRLPSDVVTGYLALRKATSIVP, from the exons ATGGCGGCTCAAATTCCAATTGTGGCCACCACGGCCGCTCCGGGGATATCCCGGAACAGCAAGAAGAGGCCGGCCAGCCCTTCCCACaacggcagcagcagcggcgggggATATGGCGCgagtaagaagaaaaaagtgtCCGCCTCTAGCTTTGCACAG GGTATCAGCATGGAAGCCATGAGTGAGAATAAGATGGTGCCCTCTGACTTCAGCACAGGACCTATGGAAAAAACTTCCAAACCTTTACCATTTAAGGATCCCAACTTTGTG CACTCCGGCCATGGTGGCGCAGTAGCTGGCAAGAAGAATAGAACCTGGAAGAACCTGAAACAAATCCTCGCTTCTGAAAGGGCGTTGCCATGGCAACTGAATGATCCTAACT aCTTCAGTATTGATGCTCCTCCATCCTTCAAACCAGCTAAGAAGTATTCTGATGTGTCAGGTCTTCTT GCCAACTACACTGACCCGCAGAGCAAGCTGCGGTTCAGCACCATCGAAGAGTTTTCCTACATTCGGAGGCTGCCCTCCGATGTTGTCACCGGCTACCTGGCCCTGAGGAAGGCCACAAGCATCGTGCCCTGA
- the INO80C gene encoding INO80 complex subunit C isoform X2 produces MEAMSENKMVPSDFSTGPMEKTSKPLPFKDPNFVHSGHGGAVAGKKNRTWKNLKQILASERALPWQLNDPNYFSIDAPPSFKPAKKYSDVSGLLANYTDPQSKLRFSTIEEFSYIRRLPSDVVTGYLALRKATSIVP; encoded by the exons ATGGAAGCCATGAGTGAGAATAAGATGGTGCCCTCTGACTTCAGCACAGGACCTATGGAAAAAACTTCCAAACCTTTACCATTTAAGGATCCCAACTTTGTG CACTCCGGCCATGGTGGCGCAGTAGCTGGCAAGAAGAATAGAACCTGGAAGAACCTGAAACAAATCCTCGCTTCTGAAAGGGCGTTGCCATGGCAACTGAATGATCCTAACT aCTTCAGTATTGATGCTCCTCCATCCTTCAAACCAGCTAAGAAGTATTCTGATGTGTCAGGTCTTCTT GCCAACTACACTGACCCGCAGAGCAAGCTGCGGTTCAGCACCATCGAAGAGTTTTCCTACATTCGGAGGCTGCCCTCCGATGTTGTCACCGGCTACCTGGCCCTGAGGAAGGCCACAAGCATCGTGCCCTGA